GATGAGAAGCCAAACAGGAACTTGCCTGATAATACCAAAGCAGCAAACTTGACGTTCTTTTGTCCAGTTTGCCAAAACCTAATCAATATGATCAATGACTGACAATGAGAAGATCAAGTATTGGACATAGAACAAAAACAATAAAGCACAGTGCAATTCATATGGATCCATCTAATAGAGCATCTAGTCCTCCAATAACCCATTAATTTCCCAtgttaaaaagggaaaaattgaaccatggaaaataatttgataacaGCTATAAGTTGATTCCACAAAGATTCTCATAACCATGTCCAATATACTTATTATTGCACAAAATAAGATAAGCAAGAACCTATGAAATTCATCAACTTGTTACCTAAATAATATCACACCAAAGTCATTATTCCAAAGCAAAAAATTCTACCTACAATAAGAAGCAGGACAATAATGAAGAAGATGGCCAGCGATTTTATTATTCCCACCCAAGACAATAAATTCCAAAGCAaaagatatttttgtaataataacaAGGCCCGAACAGAGAGAACACCACCAGTGTTATTTAAATGTCTCAGAAGCTTTAAAGATACAACCCTAAAGCTCTTGTGATGAACATCCAATCTTGCCTTCCCTATTCTCACCCTCCTTTGGCAACAGGTTTGATGAATGTTTTGGCTCAAAACCATCATTTGATATTGTGACACCTGCCAAGAGCACTGCTCCTAACATCAAGCTCAATGTGCCCTAAGACAATGCAACGTTTCTGATTGACACTTGCTATGTTGCCCATAAGTTCAGAACCTAGAAGCACCAACACACatcaaatatatgatatataataaaacaaaaactagaaTATTAAGTTACTGAAAAAAcgcaaagaaaggaaagaaaggccTACTAAAACTGGTTACTTTAGGGCCAACAGAGTGCCACCTTAAACCACAAACTTtagtttctcttcatttttttcactcaGTGGACAACTGTACACAACATAACTAGATAAAAGAATAATCGACAGTGTACCAACCTGAACAGCCACCAATGAAGAACCAAGAAAAGATAGATAGGAGCAGTGCTGGTAATTCATTTGGAATACTAACTGGCATTCAGGAATCATGCTATGCAGCCAACAAGAAATTGAAGTCCTTGGCTTGCCCCTCCCGCTATGCTTGAGTTTGAAGATCCCATGAAATGCTAGATTGTGGAAATAGAGCCATTGTTTTGGTCATGTTCAGATCTTAGAGGAGAGGGTATATAGAGGATAAGTGGGTTGAATTTGATTGGTTTCAGAAGtagaatttgaaaaatgcaTTACCTTCCTAGCCTAGACTTTGCACTAAAGTGGCTTGGACCATCATGCTTCCTCCTAAACCCTTCCAATGCAATAGCTATCAAAGTAGCTATTCGACCGataaatataaactaaatttagaGTAAAAGAATTCATAATTTGATATGTATTTAATTTCATGTTAacaaaaatgatgatgatgtggGATTTGTTaccaaataaattcaattataagTACATTAAGTTTTTACACaacaataaatttaatacttaaaagaatACTTGAATAAAGATATATAGCAGAAAGTACAAAACCCAgctaattttaatacttaaaagaatACTTGAATAAAGATACATAGCAGAAAGTACAAAATCCAGCTATgacaattcaaatattttacaaTAAGAGGAGTCTATGTTGGTTTGGCACTTATAGCTTCTCAAGAAGAAGCTTGTTTCTTTTAGCTTTTCACCTACGTACCGCCATCCTATTTCTGTCTTATGCATTTGCTATTCCATCCCTTGTGTGTTTTAGATGAAACTCATTTGAAAGGAATAGGATTCATCTAAATGCAGGGGTGATGCATGTAAAGAAAtggtaaaagaaaattcattccCTAAAACATCAACTCAAGGCTGATAGGCCTCCAACGTACTCAAAAAAGGAGGCTAGTAGGTCCCTGTTAGCAACATTTTAATCTATTTCACATTAAATCACACTCTCATTCTTAGAAATTAAATCCTCAAAACAATCACCTTAAATTGGGAATCAATAATTCAACATGAATTcctatgagaattttttttttcttttttattatttatttaagctAGCCCCATGCTTAGCATAAACCATTCTTTTATAATCCAGTCCCTGCCCATAAGCAACCAGAATTGCTCAAACACTCGAACAACATAACCCCCCACCCTAAAAACGTAAACCACCTAAGATACACAACATGGATACCACTGTATTGCACAAAGGGAAGGAAGTGAATTGCGGACAAATGCAAGACAAATCTTAAACAGGCACTTCTAACATGATATAACCAAAACCCCAAAAaggaaaggataaaaaaaaattcaaataccaACAATGAATGGAAAATCTAAGCAAAATCATGAACTACCAGTTCAATTCACAGACAAAGATTCATTGCACATATCAACATAGAATACGCTTCTAGAACAACAGAAAATTTACAACTCACTTCTTACTGACTCCAGATGTAAAAGAAGTGaattcaaaaggaaaacataTATTGGCTAAACAAGATCACATTCATATAAATAATTGTCCATCATAATGTTGGCCATCCCACAAGAAGCCAGAATATTGCAAAAAACATCCAAAGCAAACAGAACAACAACAAAGatcctaaaatataaaatatggcTACTATTTAAATTACCCAATAACTCCACCTATGTGATGTAACAAATAATAGAAATACTTTTGACATGCCTAACTAGGTGATGATTTGGGTTCAATGCAATAACAATGTGAAaggtaaaaatatttcaaatacaCATAAGGAGAGAAGCCAAACATATCAAATAGAAACAGTGCTAAGATGCCAGAAAGGAATTTTATGGCAAAATCAAGGCTGCAAATTTcctaaaaggggaaaaaagttGATACGCGCCCTAGGATTTCTGATAGTGCACACAAAATCCCTTCCTATTACCTACCTCCCTATCAACATTATCCATAACTATGACAGTGACAAGCCTCAAATATTGGAAAACAGAACAGCCATGGTAAATCACCATTCCAAAGTCACCAAAATGCAAATTTCTGCAGATCACGTGTAAGGTTTACAATGTACTGGAAGATTATAATCCAGGTTATtgaaatcatgaaaattcaGTATATTAGCCATTTtcaattgtctttattttttttttccatgaaataAAATACCATAATCAACTAATAATATTGGTATTACAAATCCCAACAAAAGCCACAAAGTTCTTAAGCAAAACATTTTATGTATATCAGGAACCAAAGCATCAAATGGAGAAGATGTCTAAAGAggtattatatttttctatatctcatatttattttcaaaactaaggTTCCAAGGATCGAGAAGATGACAAACCAATAACACAATAGATCTCATCCTTAATCATATTAAAACTCCAAAAACTAAACTTCCAAACAATGAAAACCCTGAAACTCCTACAAAGCAGATCCAATCTCTCCTTTCCCTTCCCCAGTGTTATTCAGCAAGAGGTTTTGATGAATGTTAGGCAAAACACTCCCATCTGCAATTATTACCGTCCCCAATAGTTTTCTCAACTCCTCGTCATTCCTAGAAGCAAGCTGGATGTGCCTCAGAAcaattctattttcttattgCCCCTTGCAACATTCCCAGAAAGTTCGAGAACCTGTGAACACATAACCCTAAGTATCAAATCCACAATTTATCAAAACAACCAACAACAATGTTTTATCATTGAGGAAAGTAGTTGCATTGAACAAAATTGAGTGAAACTCCATTCCATGAATTAGTAATTTCTCCGCATTCCCTTTACCAAGCAACCAAACAAGGCAGAAATGATCAACATGGTGATCTCATAATACAGCAACCTCAACTGCAAAGTACTCAAGAAAGGCAGATACATAAACAGGTGCATTGGAACTACATGACCAGATTACTTGCCGACTTTTGAGGAAATGGGCAATTTGGCCAACTGGAAATTGAAGGCTGGCCTTTTGTGATTGGGAGACCAATTTTGAGGCCTTGAGCTTGCCTCTACCTCCTTTGGTTAAAGAACTCATGATTCAAAACCCCAAATTACAAAATCTACTGCACTATTTTAAAGTGTCTGCAGTGAGCTTTTGGAAGAGGACGTTATATATTTATACCATGTAAGTTGAATTTGATTGGTTTTTGAGTGGAGGCATGGATTACCAATGTGGAGTGACACATTGAATGAAGCTAAAAGACATGTACTTGGCCCACCTCACTCCTGCATTGTACCCCCCCTCGACAGGCCTCTTAAGTGTAATAATGaaggaattcaaatttatttacaataaaagtataaaatgaattatattCTTACTACGTATAATTGAATTTTGCTTGCATTTGACCTCATCTATATccaaaacgaaaaaaaaaaatctttattcatTGTCATgctctttttattaataaagcgAGGGCTTTCCAGACCTTCCCACACCACCCCCAAACCCCCCCCTCTCTTCCATTTTACTCCTCACTCCccctttttcaataaataagcCCCACTCCCTAAGGGTCCCTCTTTGATAAGGAAGGAAACAAAATAAGCTCAATTTTAACTTGTCTTTCCTCATGTTTTTCAATAACTCGATATTATGgttctttttattaataaagcgAGGGCTTTCCAGACCTTCCCACACCACCCCCAaacccacccccaccccccccccccccccccccccccatctCTCTTCCATTTTACTCCTCACTCCccctttttcaataaataagcCCCACTCCCTAAGGGTCCCTCTTTGATAAGGAAGGAAACAAAATAAGCTCAATTTTAACTTGTCTTTCCTCATGTTTTTCAATAACTCGATATTATGGTTCTTGGTCTATTTTAGATCTGATGTATGTGGTTATGTGCGTTTACAAGATCTTAATCTCACAGGCAATGCAGCCTaggacaataaaaaaaattacactgTCTCAAGGCACATTGAATTTGCCATAAGGAGCAATAGTGGCTTAAATAAGCTCCTAGAATATGTTATAATATTATTGGGTGATTTGTACCAAAGCATTCATCAAAACCTACTCCCAATAAAAGGCAAATCTCTTCCATTTTTAGGAGAGGGCCTTACTTTATTCCTTGCAAAATAGCAACCTTCAAGATATAAGGTTGGTAATGGCCTTATCCAATTCCTTCAAGAGGAACAGCAGCCTTGTAAACACTAGAATTGCCTACAATTAAATGACATCATCTTCTGAAATCTTCTTCTAAGATGCCACCATATTTCAAAGGGAGGGAAAAGCACTGCGAATATAAGTGACATAAATCTGAAACAACACTCTTAACAGattaaaaaccaaattaaaagaagtaaagaaaaaatcaaattgcaATAATAAAATGATCATCTAAGCAAGATTGTGAACTATCAAGTAAAATTCACACACAAAAGAATCATTGCATGCTACCAACATAGAAGACCTCTATAGAACAACAGAAAACCCAGAAGCCACTTCTTATCTGTCCCAGATGAACAAGAAGTGAATTAAGAAAGCCAAACATATATATAGACTAAACAAGCTCACAATTTGTATAAAGAACCATCCATCATAATGTTAACTGTAACATCAGCTAAAAAGTGGCAGCCacagttttgaaaaaacatCAACAGCAAACAGAAAGACAATAAAGAtagtaaaatatattatctgGATACTATTAAATTACCCAGTTGCTCCAACTATTTGATGTcacaaataatagaaataacTGTTTAAGTAGCTAACCTGAGGATGATTTGGATTCAATGCAATGGCAATgtgaaacataaaataattccaATATACATAAGCAGATAAGCCAAGCATACCAATAGAAACAGAGCTAAGGTGCTAGTGAGGAACTTTATGGCAAAACCAAGGCTGCAAACTTCCAACAAGGGGAAAAAACCCTAGATTTTTTTTGTAGTGTACACAGCATTCCTTCCTATTTCCTACCTCCTACCTCCCTATCAACATTATCCTTGACTGTGATACAACAGAACAAGCATAATAAATCACTATTCCCAAGTAACCAAAACGCAAATTTCAGAGGATCACATGGAAGCGTTGCAATGTCTTGGAAGATCCTAATCCAAAATCTTGAAACCATGAAAATTCAGTATATAACCATTCTCAATTATGACAGTtccacaaaataaaatacagtAATCAACTCCTCGACTTGGTATTACAAATCCCCACAAAATTCTGAAGCAAGATAtctcatttatattaaaaatcagAACCATCAAATGAAGAAGATGACCAAAGATGTATGTTATTCTTTTTTgtatcataaaaaatttcaatactaGGGTTTACAGGGATCAAGCagacaaaaaaccaaaaaaataacacaTAAGATCCCATCCTTAGCCATATTAAAACTTCAAAAACTAAACTTCGACACAATATAAAACCTAAAACTCCTGCGAAGCAGATCCAATTTCTCCTTTCCCTGCCCCCGTCTTCTTTGGCAAAAGGTTCTGATGAATGTTCGGCAATACACCACCATTTGCAATGGTAACCGTCCCCAGTAGTTTGCTCAACTCCTCATCATTCCTCACAGCAAGCTGAATGTGCCGGGGAACGATTCTACTCTTCTTGTTGTCCCTCGCAGCATTGCCAGCAAGTTCGAGAACCTGTGAATACACAACCCAGACATCAGATCCacaatttatcaaaaacaaacaaactacAAAGTGCAGTTTCTTAGGCAATCAGTGGCATTGGAAAGAATTAACTGAAAACCTCATCCCCgagtttttaatttcaatacatCCAATTCATTTTCcgagcaaccaaacaaagcagaaataaacaaacaacgATCACATAAGACACCAACCTCAGCCGCAAGGTACTCGAGAACGGCGGAGAGATAAACGGGAGCGCCAGCGCCGACACGTTCAGCGTACTTTCCGGCTTTGAGGAAACGGGCGATTCGGCCGACTGGGAACTGAAGACCCGCCTTTGACGATCGGGAAACCGATTTGGTGGCCTTGGGCTTGCCTCTGCCCCCTTTGTTTGAGGAACTCATGATTCGAAACCCTAACTTACGAAAACCACTGCGCGGTACCGAAGGCGGTGGTCTCGCTTTGGTGAGCAATTGAGGGGCGGAGGGCCATGTATATTTATACTATGTGGAGATCGAATTCGATTGGCTTACAAACGAAGGAGCCGATTGCCAGCGCGGAATTACACGTCAGCTATGGTTGAAAGACACGTAACCGCGCCACCCACGCCATCCGAGCCGTGTTTGGGCTTAAATTGAATTGTATTGAATTCTATCCTTACTATTTATAATTCGATTTTGCatttaatttcaaatcaatttatATACCATTTCCAAAGTTTAATTATGCTGATGCTTCATCTTCTCAAAACCTAATTGCCAGACTTTAGAAATGATTAAGAAGTGAAAAACATCACTACttgatcaaattcaatttcagtGTCGTTAATCTTTCAACATACCCAATTCAGATTAAATTATCCTACGAGGAACGTTTTTAGAATTCATTTTCAATGATCAGAATGAAATGGCACTTTCTCTCAACATACTTGCGAAGAAAAAACGAGAGAGGAATGACGAGTAGAAAATCAAAGACTAATTTTCCATTTACATATGGAGAGGGAAGCTACTACATCACAAAAATATCAACATCTCATGTCACAATTATTCAAAGGCAACAAAATCTAAACCTAGAAGGCTAATCAGGTCTAGAATTCTTGAGATGCGGACCCAATCTCTCCCTTCCCTTTCCCGGTCTTCTTCGGCAACAGATTCTGATGAATGTTTGGCAAGACTCCTCCGCTCGCAATAGTCACGCCTCCCAGAAGTTTCCCCAACTCCTCATCGTTCCTCACTGCAAGTTGTATGTGCCTCGGGATAATCCGATTCTTCTTGTTGTCCCTGGCCGCATTTCCAGCAAGCTCCAAAACCTACCAGAAACGCAAACAATGTCAAAATAAAGTTTGTCCAGAGAAAATGACGGAAACggagagaagaaaaggaaagattCAAGTACCTCGGCTGCGAGGTATTCGAGGACGGCGGAGAGGTAGACCGGAGAGCCAGATCCAACGCGCTGTGCGTATCGGCCCTTTTTGAGGAACCGAGCTATTCGACCGACGGGGAATTGGAGGCCGGCCTTTTGAGATCTTGAAACGGATTTGGCCTTGGAGTGGCCGCGACCGCCCTTTGCCGGAGCTGCAGAGCTCATCGTCGTTTCGAAGATTTGAAAACCACCCTAGACTTTGGCGCGCTATGTAGTCGATTTGAATTTTGCAGAGGTGGGTTTGGTTTATATAGAGACGCAGGTAGTTGTTAAAGGCTTTTGTGATTGGTTGGATGGGCTTCACGCGGATTGCCAACGTGGCGGAAGATCAGGAATTTGGGATAAGGCGCGGGAAATAGGACTTCATTTGATTTTGCTTCGAAACGATTTCCGTAAAAGGGAAGCGACGTCGTTTTATGTCAACAGTCATAAAGTTGTTTGGCTGTTTTACGTTACAAATGTAATGCTTCAAATGAGTACATAGACAAAAGTGTAGTAGTCACAAAGTAAACAAACTCAGAAAAATTGGCTTTTGTGCCAAAAGGTGCATGAGAAATCTTGTTAAGGAATAGCCTAAAAGACTAATTCTTcctttgatagtaattttatgaaatatttctcgattttataatatttaaaaatttcatcttttaagtattataaagctcaaaaacacttcttaaaatcattgttaaacgTACCCTAAGAGGTGAATCgggtgatattttttttaactttttttaatataattaatatatgtattaaaaaaaaccaaaaatacaaaaaataaatggagTAAAACAAGACACGCTCATACAAATAGGTCACCTTGAAAATGCAAAGCCTTGCCTATCCTTTCAACTATTAAGACAACACATAACAAAAGCGAAAAGTCATATTGATAATGATTAGACCAATGTTTGATTAATTTcgattttaattattataaaacaaaattttgaattaatgattatattttaagtataattGGGTAATAAAGTTTTCCAAAGAGGTAATCAATAAGACATTAAgtcaaaacaaaatcaagaaaatggggaataattttaaaagacaaGAATTGGGGAATAATCATAATGGTCACTCATTTTTACTTTCTTCCACCTAGTAGCTATAAGCTAATTCGATTGGAAGGTTGAAAGATGAACCTCAAACTATGCCTAATGGCTAATTTGGTTCTCTAACTCCTATTCAAAAACtcaatgtttattttattgttgtgaACATAAGTTGGGATCAaaccgaaccactataaatttgagaattcgtattttctctttccttctctATTACTTTTAAACAAccgttattttttttattttattaaatcattGCTTAAATTATCTCTTGCAtccatatttgttaaaatttgtaaaaagagaCTTACACTCACTTCACATCCCCTAGGTTTATTACCTTTGATGGATTGGAACATAAACCTAATAATGACTACTAAAGTTTTACCCAACTACTTGAATAGAATGGCTTGTGCAAATGGTTAGGACTTTTACTTCTAAAGTTCAAGTTCAAAGTTGCCATCAAAATAAATCATGACAGACTTCCCATGAGAGTCTCTAATGCATGCTAGCACTTTTTGAGAAAATCAAAGCATGAGATtgacaaatggtatcagagccaaaagTTTGGTCAAGCCATGCCATCATCACTTCATGCATTGTTTCCACATTGGTATCATTCTCACGAGGGTGTCATAGCAACCCAAAGTTCAGACAGATTCATTTGAATAGTCTGAAGTATTGAAAACTTCAACCCATCAAATTACACTCTAAAATAAGAACTTTTGATAGAAGTTGTACCGGGTTAAATTATTTATGGGGTTCACTGCACCAAATCTAGAACCACAGGCCAAACTAAAGAAATCACAGCTTAAAAGTAATATTACATGAATCAACCAGTGTCATTGATTTGCTTCTTTTGATTACAAACTTGTACCACATGTCTTTGATCATGTGAAAAAGCCTGTTGGGACCCGAAAGATGGTGAACTATGCCTGAGTGGGGTAAAGCCAAATGAAACTCTGGTGGAGGCCCATAGTGATACTAACGTGCAAATCACTCGTCTGACTTGCGTATAGCGGCAAAAGACTAATCGAACCATCTAGTAGCTGGTTCCCCCTGAAGTTTCCCTTGGGATAGCTGGAGCCCGCGGGCGAGTTCTATCGGATTAAGTCAATATTAGAGGCATTGGGGGCGCAATGCCCTCGACCTATTCTCAAACTTTAATTAGGTAGGACGGCGCAACTACTCCATTGAGCCGCGCCACGGAATCGAGAGCTCCAAGTGGGCcattttttatccataaaataaatgaaaaacataaaacatgtTCCCATATCACAATTGGACAAGTTCACCCAAGAATTACCTTTGCAGCTGGGCAGGCTTAATGACCTAAGCTTAGAAATTCATGTCATTAGATTTTACAGAGCATTTGATGGAGAAATGCATGCATTTTACATAACTTGGTCATGAGCCATTCCTCATGCACTCCTCAGCAGTGTAGAAATTTGTGAGTAATTGGCCTTGGCAAATTACCAACAAGAGAAACTTTTAGTTTTAGAGGGGCAGGACTATCTTCAAAGGAAACCCTAGTTTTCATTGCAATGCTGATAAAATAAAGTGATATAAAGATTTTGATCTACCCAAGTAGCACTTCAATGAACAAAGAGCTATATCCAACCATCTTTTCACTATGTTTATGAGGACATATCTAGCTGAGACTTGGGTGCTGCAGGCTGCTATGGttctatcatttttcttatgactAATGAGTATGTAGCAAGGGGTCAGTTGCTGGTTTCCTAGAGGAGTAAATTTTCTTGATCAtgtaaaggagaaaaagaagggaACAAAAAGAACATAGCTGAAAATCAAGTAACTATTTTCAAGGGCAGGCAAAGCATAATTTGCATCAATATTATGGGGAGAAGTCTCcaatatacaaagaaaaattcatttgaattCAGGCTTGTCTGAATTTGTTTGTTAAAGAAGAACAAAAAGGAGGACTACTAAAACAATCAGAGTTTAAATGAAACACACCTTTAAGCCTCTTCACACTTGCCTGAGCTCTGTGggcaatgaaataaaaaactaaaaaagtaaCCTGCACTTGGGCATTACCAATAATATAAACACGAGCTCCATGAGTAAATTGAGCAGCAGCTTCACTCTTTGATCCGACTTGTTGTATACTCCTTGACGCATAGGGGTCTGGATATTTTCCCAGCTCAATGCAACAAAACATGCAAGTGAAACAAACCGAATCTGTAAGAGTGGCTATCAAAGGAAAACAATAGGGAAGAATTTTACAACGGCCTCTGTATGCCTTTCTGGGGCAGGCCAAGTTTAGTCTAGGCAACATGTCTGTGAGTTCCAACATCTAAATCAATTGAACTCCCATCAATTTCTCCAAAAACAGTGTGTTAAATCCACTTGATTTAACCTACTGGAAGTAACAAACTGAATTATTGATTTCACCTGTCACCTTGATTTGGATGGAATGAACAGCCAACATCTTCGAGGACCATTCCTCAATTCTACGGGGCAATGAGTAGTCTGTTGTTTTCTAGAGGATCAATAATGAAAACATGGAGATGGAACAGTGAACAGAATTCAAACAAAGTAAGAAACTTCAAACAACTAACATCAAAACAAAATCTCAAGGGATTTTATGGATTGATAAATCTTAATCCCCGTGTTACATGAGAGTCTAACTCGAAGGATCACTCCATCTTCTCAGAATCAGTTGTACAATATGACTGAGAGCGGATCACAAGCCATTCTCTCCCTCTCCCAAGTCCCAACCTTGCAGAATCACAAAAATATTTACAGATTGCAGAATACAACACAGAAATCCAACAAACAGAATCCTCTTTTTTCCATTCAAGCTTGTTCCTTCTCTCTATGCACAGGAAGAACAAGTGAAGGATGGTTCTTGAAAcaa
Above is a genomic segment from Vitis riparia cultivar Riparia Gloire de Montpellier isolate 1030 chromosome 7, EGFV_Vit.rip_1.0, whole genome shotgun sequence containing:
- the LOC117917879 gene encoding histone H2AX-like, with the protein product MSSSNKGGRGKPKATKSVSRSSKAGLQFPVGRIARFLKAGKYAERVGAGAPVYLSAVLEYLAAEVLELAGNAARDNKKSRIVPRHIQLAVRNDEELSKLLGTVTIANGGVLPNIHQNLLPKKTGAGKGEIGSASQEF
- the LOC117917878 gene encoding histone H2AX-like, producing MSSAAPAKGGRGHSKAKSVSRSQKAGLQFPVGRIARFLKKGRYAQRVGSGSPVYLSAVLEYLAAEVLELAGNAARDNKKNRIIPRHIQLAVRNDEELGKLLGGVTIASGGVLPNIHQNLLPKKTGKGKGEIGSASQEF